The nucleotide sequence ACCTCAGAGTTTGGCTGGGCCATCCCATATAGAGCCATTTTGGAAACACGTCTGAAATTGGCCACTTTCATCTCCTTGGCTGTACTGAGCAAATCTGTTGCTAAAAATTGACTGGacacctttaaaataaaattgaagatATAATGTGCATAATGTACTAGCCTATATCTTAGGGAGAGTCAGCTGGGCTGTAGGAGGAGGTCACAGCTCGTCTCTGATAAGAGCAAGGCTAGAAAGTCTGGTATATCAGATATAACCAGGGAAGAAAATGACTATCCAAGGATAAAGTACAAAGACTATTACCTGGTGCATATGAACATATACTATataactaattatttttatttgttttaatatgtcaTTTCTACGTCATCACAGCGAACACAAAATATTCCCTTAAAGATGGTGTACGGTTCCCCTTTGGCTATGTTTTGGGGAAAGCACTTCCTAACACTCTATAACCATAAACTAATGTCCTGGAAATGTTTTATGAAACCAAAAATTGTTCACTCTTACCAGAACTCGAATCCCATCAGTTATGAGGCTGGCTGGTGTTGAGAGTTCAGAGCTATCCATGCAGGCCAGCAGTCTGTAGATCCAAGCATTCATACACAGCCACTGACTGAAGCTCTGAGGAAATGCCTGTGGATACTACAGTGATAGACATACAACAGACAGTTGAAAAATGATTCAAATAATGGTATATACGACAAAAATAactgattttaaatataataatatagtagCATATAGTTAGCAATACCTGTTCATGAAGATATGCATTGAATACTAATAAGTACACATAGCGTTCAAGACTTTGCAGTGTTCTTTGCAGGAAATAGCCTTTTGTGCTGTTTCcctgcaaacaaaaaaaatgtgtgaatgaCACAAATATGTGACCTTCGTTTAAAAAAAACgcaattttttacattaaagcaacCATTTTATAGCAGTTTGACAACATGGACACAAGAATGTTTCAGTCGGGACTTACTTGAATCTGGTAATCTTCGCCAATGCCTTCAAGCTTCAGCTTGTTTTCAAACACAGCATCTTTTATATTATGCATATCAGAGCACATGGCAATAGCATCGTCAACCTgtgatatatacataaaaaaccaCTTGGTTTATGTAAAactatttattcagtaaaatccTCCTAATATggtatatgtttttttaagatGCAAATTAATTGAAAACAGTTGGACTATTTCATGAACCAAGACTTTTACAAACATCTTTAATACATTCTAACCTCATCAAGGACTTGTTGACCTTTAGGTAGGCGACTGATCAGCAACTCAATCACTTGGAAATCCAATTTGTGTTCACTCTTCTGCATTTCTTGCCTGTGAAAGAGATGAAAAGTAAGTAGAACTTAAGAAGAGAAAGGACCTTAAAACACAACATTACCACAGTAGAGTATTAATAAGTAATGCTTTTCTTTAAAAAGGTAAACAGTAATTGAAATTGCACTAACACTGTACCATAGGTACCTGGGGCTCTCTGCTGCCCCCTGCAGGTGATGGAAGACTATGGCTCCCAGGATTAAGCCAAGATTGGTGCGTCCCACCCCCACCTGGCAGCTGAAGAGCAGTGCAGGCGGAGGTCTGGAGCTGTCCCGCATCAAAAAGAGGTTTGGGGTCAGCTGGTGGACACAAAGGTGGGTGAATTTGTATTGGAACTAAATTATTACATGTGAATAACATAATGATTTAGCACAATATgcatgtctgtttttatttctgtaaccTCAAAAAAGAACagtctttaatttttttgttgtcaaACTCTGATAAAAGGAAAATTAAATCAAGATGGAAAAGATGAAGAAactggaatataaaaaaaaaacaatcttgctGTTTCCTGATCACAAGTGGATACCTGAAATCATTTTTCATGGTCTTAAGTTAACATTTATAACTTTTGTCTGTGTTAATATGGTTTTCAAAGATTGATGTTACTGGTGACTGTGAAATTTAAATGTGGTTTGTTGGCAAGTGCTGGGTTTAAAGTTCTGGGTTCTAGGGTTGAATTATTGGTTCAGTTACACAAATCATCAGATATGAATAAACCAGAGCTCACATAGAGTTATTTTAAACTTACAAAGTAGAGggagaggcaaaaaaaaaaaaaaaaaaatattcatggaGCTCTTACCCTGAGTATATTAACAAAGGCATCAAATGTCTCCTCAAGTGGGGCCCCTTCCATAGGGAGCGGCAATCTGTAATATCTAAATACATCAACATTTGTCATTAAACAATACACAGAACTAGAAGGAACTTGAAAAGTAAGATTAATTTTGATTcatatatgcatgtttttttcacCTATGGACACTACTTTGGGTTTAATTTAGAATAGATTTCctctatttttaaacaaatatcacAAAAGTGTCTTGGAAAGTTTTCCCCATGCCATTATCATTCATTTTTGATACTGTTCAAATGCCTTTTATGTTTGGGGTCAATAAAATGCtgtaattcagcaaggatgcattaaatgtaacaaaagtgacaggaaacccatttataatataataactgtATGCATAATTGTATATAAGattgcaaatcatcatattagaatgatttctgaagaatcatttgacactaaaaactggagtaatgatgctgaaaattcagttgtgccatcacaggaataaacttttaaaatatattaaagtacaaaataattatttgaaattgtactaatatttaacaatatcaaattttaatgttaacacatgttaggtaaaatatttagcctgaatgcactgtaagtcgctttggataaaagcgtctgctaaattaaattaaattaaattaaattaaattaaattaaattaaattaaattaaattaaattaaattaaattaaattaaattaaattaaattaaattaaattaaattaaattaaattaaattaaattaaattaaattaaattaaattaaattaaattaaattaaattaaacctttCATGAAGCATGAAGAAAAAAACGCAATTGATTTTATTCTGTCGTAAAATATGAGAAATTACCTGTGCTGTGGTTGACTGAAAAGTGGTCTTCTGTAGACCTCCTCAGTGACATGAATGTCCTCTTCTGACAGAATCTGAACCTGCTGAGGTTCATCTTTAAAATGCTCAATGTCATTATAGACATAGAACTTGTTTTCACTCAGCTTTGCAAAGTCACACAACTGGAGAAAATATCAGAGAATTAAAACCTGACATGGACAGACACAATGACCTCTGTCAATATTTCACCATAAAAGGATGGCAAGCGATCCTCCTCATACAATCAGTTCTGCTCTATAACAGACCTCTTTCCGGATGGAGAGCTCTATTTGCTCTGCGCTGAGCTCTCTGTCTAGGTCATGCAGGTTCTCATGTAGGTTCTCTCTTCCTCTGGGAGTATACGGAATAAAGTCTCCACCTGAGCGGAAGAAGACCACTGGTTCCTCCCTCACACAGATGAAAATCGCCTCCTGTTCACATATTTTGTGGGATAAACAGCAGTTAACCTGATATCATTTTTTGAAGGTCTATCTGCAAAAAATAGGGTATTTAAGGTGCTCAAGACCTCTGAGACAGAACAGACCAAAATCACAATTTTACAAGATAATACAGACATATGATTGTTTCAAACTAGTTACTTCACATGCTACACTCTTACACAGAAAAGTTCTTTACCGCCATTAATGGCTCCAAGAAAAACCTTTCATATTTATGCATCAAATCATTCCATTGCAAAAAActttcttcagattattaatttgttcttcacacttaaaaaaaaaattcttaactgAACACTGACAGGTTCTTTGGTGTACCCAAAGTAGTCTGTTCTATGGCATTGCTGCCAAACTTTCCTATTTGTAAGAGTGTAGGTtaattttataatacataataacatAGTAGTTAACATATCTAATAGTTCTTACAGGAAAAAAGTAAGACGAACTCAAAGTGAACTGTATTCCATGGAAAGTAGCACTCACTGACCTCACAGCCGTCAATCTGCAATCTCTGGAGGACCTGTTTGAAACCATTCAGGCTAGGTTGACCCATTCCAAAAAGGGGGTATTTTCCCTTGACCTTGCGGAAGTTGGGGGCCCCGTGGCTTTTTGTAGTATTTAAGACATCAGCTCTATTGTATACATCCTGTACCATAAAAAACTCCCCCTGGACAATATAAAAGCaagtcataaaacatttaatcataaATGACAAGGAATGTCCATAATTGATCTACATTTCCTTCTCATTACTGCACTTTCCATTACATCTCCAGGAGTTTTCAAGTATTAAGctctaaatattttgtttaaatctcAAAAAGTGAAGCATACCAGCACTAGGTAGTGCTCTGGCAACAGGTCAGATATCCTTCCCGTTGAGTAGTTGGCAGATTGGATCTTGTCATGAATCTGAAACTCTTCCCTGCAGTTATTTCTGTATAGAGACAAAACTCataacatttatcaaaatgtcaAACATGAAGAACCTACAACTGATAATACACTGTCTCGTCCCTTAAAGAgatggaaatgaaatgaaaattctgtcgtcatttactcacactcCACTTTATaaacctgtttgagtttctttcttctgttgagcgcaaaagatattttaaagcaacaaaacatttgatttccatagtatttttttcccctccatactatggaagtcaatggctactgccaactatttggttaccaaaattcttaaaaatatcttcttttgtgttgcaggtttggaacaactagaTGGTGAGtaaaaatttttgggtgaactatcccttcaagtgAAAGTGAGGTTGTTGATGGTATCTACAACGGTTTTCTCTCAAAGAGTAACATTCTGTGCATATGAGAGCCCTTACGGCTATTTTGAAAAAGCATCATGTTGCACTTGTCACTTACGTGATGACAACAGGGGCCACTTTGTTTGTGATGATGGATTTGGCTTTGCTGTTGTGAATGTTCACAGACTGTAGTGAGCGTCTGTGCTCAGCCATGCCATTCCCTTGGTGATCAGCCTGGTGTGTAGGAGCAAACGGAGCAGCCTGGGAAGTTGCACTGGCACTCGTACCCATAATCTGCACAGTGCTGGAATGAGGATTTATACTGTGACTAATATAAAGTAAACAGGCAGTCATGTTATTCATTTTACATGGGGTTATTTCTAACATTTGCACTTTTTAAAGCGCCAGATGCACTTTGTGCTGCAGTTCCACAGAGATTAAATTTCCTTGAACCCCAACATATGTAATGCACAACAAAACCcccaaataaaacattactgaaGCTCTGAATGTGTTCTGCAGACCTAAAATTAGTCAGACTATCAAATATGCATGTGCATAGCATCTCTGTCATATCTGATTGTTAAATGAATGGCTTACGGTCTCACAGCTGTGCCGCGTGTGGTCACATCCTTAGGTTTTTGCATCTTAGTTTCAGCAAGGGTTCAGGTCTCTCTTTAAGTGTAAATCCTGTCAACACGAAATCAGTTTCCTCTTGCTAGCAGAATCTTAACATAAAAAGCCTTTTGTTTTAACTTCAGCCACTGCCGAAGATTTGCTAATCTCTTTTGTTCTCTTTCTCGCTCAGTGCCTCTCTGGTTCTCTTCTCACAGTGACAGGATAGCTGCTCTAACCCTTCTAAGGGCCACAAAGAAATACAGTACATCTGGCAACCAGACGACAGTGTGGGTGGCTCCAGACATTCACAGGGACAGCCCATTCAAATGCCATGATACAGAAAGCCAAAAGCGAGAGAAAGTGCAAGATTAAAGACTTCTGGCGCCTTTGCATCTAGTGAAATCTGAAAGTGTTTGAAGTCAGAATCATGAAGCCAACTGAATCTCCTCCATGCATTGCAGCGATAATGCAGTTAATGAAACAAATCCTGTTTTTCCCCTCCTCCTTCATAAGATCAAGTTTGTGCCAGATAGATATCACTGGGAAATATATGATAGCTCTGTGAATGTCATTAGGACATTcttgcctttatttatataactggCTGGTCTATTGAAAGTTTGGGAAACTGAGTCGCTGGCA is from Carassius auratus strain Wakin chromosome 13, ASM336829v1, whole genome shotgun sequence and encodes:
- the LOC113112544 gene encoding paladin-like isoform X1 translates to MQKPKDVTTRGTAVRPTVQIMGTSASATSQAAPFAPTHQADHQGNGMAEHRRSLQSVNIHNSKAKSIITNKVAPVVITNNCREEFQIHDKIQSANYSTGRISDLLPEHYLVLGEFFMVQDVYNRADVLNTTKSHGAPNFRKVKGKYPLFGMGQPSLNGFKQVLQRLQIDGCEEAIFICVREEPVVFFRSGGDFIPYTPRGRENLHENLHDLDRELSAEQIELSIRKELCDFAKLSENKFYVYNDIEHFKDEPQQVQILSEEDIHVTEEVYRRPLFSQPQHRYYRLPLPMEGAPLEETFDAFVNILRLTPNLFLMRDSSRPPPALLFSCQVGVGRTNLGLILGAIVFHHLQGAAESPRQEMQKSEHKLDFQVIELLISRLPKGQQVLDEVDDAIAMCSDMHNIKDAVFENKLKLEGIGEDYQIQGNSTKGYFLQRTLQSLERYVYLLVFNAYLHEQYPQAFPQSFSQWLCMNAWIYRLLACMDSSELSTPASLITDGIRVLVSSQFLATDLLSTAKEMKVANFRRVSKMALYGMAQPNSEAVAVVMSYLTDQRRGHSTILWLNLQEELVLEANGQMFTPREPGSLEQPIPVCVQHPQKLQEMELALKQDILRCEKWLEVITEQDKQMRMFKTCQTIEELFVHQKSVHPGLSYQRIPLSDFCAPKEEVFDQLLEAMKSSLAEDPNCAFIFNCHDGKDRTTAAMVIATLTLWHINGFPECEEDEIVSVPDAKYTKGEFEVVMQVVRVLPDGHRVKREVDVALDVVSETMTPMHYHLREVIISTYRQIKKAKSEADAQCLRLRSLQYLERYIYLILFNCYLHLEKKDSWRRSFSQWMYQVAARAGVYAILNHLGFSEFENPDDSLMARLRFRWLPHSVQFIPMRGQLI
- the LOC113112544 gene encoding paladin-like isoform X2; the encoded protein is MGTSASATSQAAPFAPTHQADHQGNGMAEHRRSLQSVNIHNSKAKSIITNKVAPVVITNNCREEFQIHDKIQSANYSTGRISDLLPEHYLVLGEFFMVQDVYNRADVLNTTKSHGAPNFRKVKGKYPLFGMGQPSLNGFKQVLQRLQIDGCEEAIFICVREEPVVFFRSGGDFIPYTPRGRENLHENLHDLDRELSAEQIELSIRKELCDFAKLSENKFYVYNDIEHFKDEPQQVQILSEEDIHVTEEVYRRPLFSQPQHRYYRLPLPMEGAPLEETFDAFVNILRLTPNLFLMRDSSRPPPALLFSCQVGVGRTNLGLILGAIVFHHLQGAAESPRYLWQEMQKSEHKLDFQVIELLISRLPKGQQVLDEVDDAIAMCSDMHNIKDAVFENKLKLEGIGEDYQIQGNSTKGYFLQRTLQSLERYVYLLVFNAYLHEQYPQAFPQSFSQWLCMNAWIYRLLACMDSSELSTPASLITDGIRVLVSSQFLATDLLSTAKEMKVANFRRVSKMALYGMAQPNSEAVAVVMSYLTDQRRGHSTILWLNLQEELVLEANGQMFTPREPGSLEQPIPVCVQHPQKLQEMELALKQDILRCEKWLEVITEQDKQMRMFKTCQTIEELFVHQKSVHPGLSYQRIPLSDFCAPKEEVFDQLLEAMKSSLAEDPNCAFIFNCHDGKDRTTAAMVIATLTLWHINGFPECEEDEIVSVPDAKYTKGEFEVVMQVVRVLPDGHRVKREVDVALDVVSETMTPMHYHLREVIISTYRQIKKAKSEADAQCLRLRSLQYLERYIYLILFNCYLHLEKKDSWRRSFSQWMYQVAARAGVYAILNHLGFSEFENPDDSLMARLRFRWLPHSVQFIPMRGQLI